The following DNA comes from Caldicoprobacter guelmensis.
GGTCTTAAAGTGGCCATTATGACCGATCACCCGGTAATTCCCATTCAGTATTTGCCTGTTTGTGCCTCTATAGCCGTGAGGGAAGGGATGGATGAGATGGAGGCCTTGAAAGCAATTACCATCTATCCTGCTCAAATAACTGGCCTGGATGACAGGGTGGGAAGTCTAGAGGAAGGCAAGGATGCCGACGTGGTAATCTTTGACGGCCATCCCCTGGATGTGCGTTCAAGGACACAGTGGGTATTTATTGATGGCAATCTGGTATTCAAAAGGGAATGAGAAATTATAATTAAGGCTGTTATGCCAATATCGAGTAATTAATAATGAACACTCTCGAAAAGTAAATGGGAATAATTACAAGGAAATAGGAAAAGGGTTATTTTGACAAAATTGTAGATATGATTACCAAATATAAGAGATGGACCTTGAAAAATTCATATGGTATTACCTGGATAACCTAAAAAAGGGTATAACAACCTAAGCTTTAAAAATAGGATTTTTTAAAGCTTCTAGAAAAAGCTATAAAAGTTGTAAACTGGGCTGTCTACGCTGCCTTGATAAAGGTATCTACAAAACTAAAGTTTGTATGTTTAATTCAAGCATCAAGATGGATATTGACTGCGGCAAAGGTAGCCATGGCAAATCTCATCATATTGCTTCTTGAGCGAGCTCTTTCAATATTGTAGTCGATAAACAATCTCTTATTAGTACGTTCCACCGACGTCCTTGTTTTGAATTTATCCTTGAAAGCCTTGGTGTGGCGTGGGACGGGTGGAAACATTCGAGGGTCATAGTCGGGTTTTATATAAACTACTTTACCGTAGGAGCTCTTGGAACACAAACAGTCATGAGGAGGTTCTTGACCATGGCAAGCGAACCAGCAGCGGTACTTGATACCTTTAGGTTTACTGTAGCCCCAGTTTTGATAAGGGATACCACCTGGGCATATAGGTCTTCCCTTTGTTATCAAAGCAAAGGATGTCGGGATGAGGGTAGTCAAATTTAAGTTTACTGCGAGAATCCAGTGCTATGAAAGGTATCATGTTGTAGTGTTTGAGTAGGTCATAGGTTGGGTAGTTATCCATAGCGCCGTCAGCGATGAAATGTTTAAAGGTGAGGTTGTGGTAGATAGAATGGATGTCCCTTAGGGCAAAGATGGTAGTAACACTATCGTGACGGTTGGCCTGCACTATTCGCATGTATATAGGGAGGTCATAGGGGCTATCGGAGGCGGTGACAGTAAAGAGAGTGCTACCGTAGAACCACTGGTTGCGGTAGCTATCCCAGCCCCAGGTTGCCTCAGGGTCAGAGAAGTGCCTTGGGCAGGTACAGTTGTAAATACCTTTAGAATGGCAGTCACAGACTTTGGTGCCGTAATGGCTTGCACCAGAGTTGTAAGAAGAGCCATCGAAGGCGACAGATAGTTTGGAAGTATCACCCAAGAGGCCCATTTGTGCGGAGGTATCGACGAGGCAGCGAGCGAGGAATTCTTGAAGGATTTTCTCGGGTCTAAAGTCAGGGAGTTTGCATTTAATAGTGCGATTTACAAGTTTTCTTACGATACCTGGGTGTTTATTGGGCAACTTTTGATTGGGTTTAAACCTTTTATTAGGTTTAGGGGAGAAAGGGCGAAGATTGCGTATTCTTTTTAGGAGTTTTTTATGAGAAGCAAGCCAGAGGCGCCAGAGGAGGTCATAGTAGGAGCCGACGCCAGGGGCTTTATCGGAATCGAAGCCACAGATATCGAATAAAAGTTGATCATGTTGTACCTTTTTGGCCCATTTTGTGATAGAATGTTCTTGTTGGTCGAGCATAAGTGTCAACGAGCGAATAATGCCCTGCTGATTTTTAGCTGGGCGCCCGAAGTCAGGGTAAAGAGGTTTTATTATTGGGAGCAGGTTATCCAGGTTGAGTAGGTAGAGCTTGGAGATAGCTTTATCGAGCTCACGGAGCCTGCTTTTTTCTTTTTGATCATAGGCAGATAGACGTTGTATAAGATGTTGTTGATAATCGGAATGAGATTGCCAGTTTCTTAGCATGTGTAAAACCCCCCAAACGAAATAGAATTAGAGAACATAAGACTATTTTGGGGGTAAGAGCTAAGAAAGTAAAGTTGTAATAAATGGAAATTAGGATATGAAAGTTGTTTACAAAGTAGGGGTGAAGCTTAAAGGCTGAGCCCTGAAACATATATAAATGAAGCTCTCGGACTTTTCGAGAGCGTACAATAATTTCGATGGGGGGATATAAGTATGTTGAGGGTGGCAATGCTCAGCCGTTGGCATGTACATGCGACTGGATATGCCAATGAATTGAGGTCTTTGCCCGATGTGGTTATTACCACGGTATGGGATGAAGATCAAAGCAGGGGACAGCAGTGGGCATGCGAACTGGGGGTGGAATTTGTGCCAGACCTTGATGCCCTTTTTGCGAGGGAGGATGTAGATGCTGTGTGTGTAAATGCCCCTACTAATATGCACGCTGAGATTATGGTTGCAGCTGCTAGGGCAGGGAAACACATCTTTACCGAAAAAGTCATGGCTATTACTACCAAAGAAGCTGAAAGCATTGCAAAGGCCGTAAAGGAAGCGGGTGTTAAATTCTGTATATCATTTCCTCACAGGACAAGGCCTGCCAACCTTTTTGCAAAAAAGGTAGTTGAAGAGGGGTTGTTAGGGGACATCACGTTGATGAGAGTACGAAACGCCCATGATGGAGCCTCTAGCAATTGGTTACCGCAGCATTTCTATGACCCTGTACAATGTGGTGGAGGAGCTATGATTGACTTAGGAGCTCATCCCATGTACCTTTGCAGATGGATATTAGGCAAGCCCTTACGTATAACTTCCATGTTCAACAGCTTTACCAATAAACCCGTGGAAGATAATGCGGTATGTGTTATAGAATTTGAAAATGGAGCAATAGCTGTTGCGGAGACTAGTTTTGTGTCTAAGAGTAGTCCTTTTTCATTAGAGCTTTACGGTACCAAAGGAAGCCTTTTTATAGGAGGGCCGGAAAACAAAGTTAAATTAATATCTGATGGCTTGATGAGTGCAATATCGGGTTGGGTAGAACCGTCCAGGCTTCCTGAGCCTTTGCCTAGCCCCATACAACAATGGGTAAACGGTATATTGAAAGGTTCGGAGATCCATTTTGGAGTTGAGGAGGGGGTACAACTTACTGAACTTATGGAGGCGGCATATATTTCTTACAGGGAGAGAAGAATAGTGGAATTTTCAGAGATTGAACATTTGTGAAATTGGCATGATATGTACTTACTGTATATACTTGTGTGGTAATAATCAAACATTTAAATGAGCAAAGGATTGTAGAGAAATGGGGAAACTTACTAATACCAGCGTTGTAGTATCTCAAATAACTGTATTGTTTTTGATTATAGGGATCGGTTTTTTTGCCCGAAAGAGAGATATTATATCTAGAGACATGACCAAGAAATTATCAGAATTGATATTGCAAGTTACACAGCCGCTTTTAATAATTACTTCTTTTAATTTTGAGCTTTCTAAAGAAATGCTTCGTAATGTGCTGTTGATCTTCTTACTATCATTGGGTATTCACCTGCTTTCAATGGTGGTAGGTCAAATTTTATATTTTAGATATCCCGACCATATTAGAAGTGTGCTCAAATATGTGACGGTATTTTCTAATTGTGGTTTTATGGGATTTCCAGTGCTGGAGAGCATCTTTGGCACAATTGGTATTTTTTATGGTTCTATATATGTTATACCTTTTAATATACTAACTCTTTCATATGGTGCGATAATTTTTACCGGGAAAAGCGATAAGGATATGCTGAAAAAAATATTGGTTCACCCTGTAATTGTTTCTGTGGCTATAGGCATGGTTCTATTTCTATTGCAATGGAGGCTCCCTACGCCGTTGTACAAGGCGGCTTCGATGGTAGGTTCTATGACTTCTCCTCTGTCCATGCTAATAGTGGGCTCTTTGCTTGCAAGTACGCCAATTAAAGAAATGTTTTCAGGTTTTTCTGTATATTATGGAAGTATTGTGCGGTTAGTTTTTCTCCCCGTGCTGGTTATGACGATATTAAAGTCTTTTCCGCTTCCGCATGATATATTGCGTACTTGCGTCATCTTGACAGCTATGCCTGCAGCAGTCAATACTGTGATATTTGCTGAAAAATATGGCGGGAATGCCGAGCTGGCTTCAAGGTTTGTTGGGATATCCACAGCACTGTCTGTCGTCACAATCCCCTTGCTCATGGTGTTGCTGTAAATGTGATTTTGTAAAGTGCTTGGTGGCTACAAAAAGTACTTGCCAAACTTTTGACGGTCGGATATAATTATTGTCAACAAATGAATATAATTTTGGATGATTAGCTATCTTCGGGGCAGGGTGAAATTCCCGACCGGCGGTAAAGCCCGCGAGTCCCTGAGAGAGGGATTGATCCGGTGAAACTCCGGAGCCGACAGTTAAAGTCTGGATGGGAGAAGATAGTATTATTGTGTTCACGCATACGAAAAGCTCCCGAAAGATAGTCGGGAGCTTTTTTAATTAATTTTACAAAATTTCAATATGGGAGGAGAATGGTTTATGACTAAGGCGAAATTTAACACAGGTTTAGGGTTAAATTTCAAAGTTCAAGACATTACCAAAATTTCATTGCTTTCAGCTATTGCCTTTGTTCTCATGGTGTTTGCCGAGTTTCCTCTTCCGCTTTTTCCATCGTTTTTAAAGATTGACTTGAGCGATGTGCCTGCCCTCATTGGAGGGTTTGCCATGGGTCCTGTGACAGGGGTTATAATCGAATTCATAAAAAATTTACTTCATTTTCTTTTTAAAAGCGAGACAGGTGGGGTTGGAAACCTGGCAAACTTCGTCGTGGGAATTGGATTTGTGGTTCCAGCATCGGTGGTATATTCGGTAAATAAGACTAAAAAGGGAGCGCTCATAGGTATGGCAGTGGGTACGGTGACCATGACTCTGCTGGCTTCCCTGGCAAATTATTATGTGTTGATACCCTTGTATGCTAAGGTGTATTCCATGGATGCTATATTAAATATGATGTCCCAGGCCAATAAAGCGATAGTTGATCTAAAAACGTATATAGTGTATGCTGTTATACCTTTTAATGTTATAAAGGCGGTGTTAGTCTCTATAATTACTCTTCTCATATACAAAAAGGTATCCCCTATTCTTCACCGGTAGGATAACTGTAAGTTTGATGTTCCCCGTTTGTGCATAAAACGGGGATTTTTTATTTTTGCTCTGTTCTTGTTATACAGAACGTTTAAGGTTATAATATAAAAACATGATAATATTTTTACAAGGAATGATGCGTTATGGTGGTGTTTGTGACGTATTCAGAGGAGGAAACGGTGAGACTTGGTATAAGGATGGGTAGGTTGCTCAAAGCAGGGGATATTGTGCTACTGTATGGGGGTTTGGGAGCTGGCAAGACCGTTTTTACTAAGGGTATTGCTCTGGGTTTGGGCTCTCAGGATATGGTCACAAGCCCTACTTATACTTTGATGCATACGTATAAAGGGAAAGTACCAATTTATCACTTTGATTTGTACCGGTTGAGCGGACCGGACGAAGTGCTGGACCTGGGGTATGAGGAGTTTTTTTACGGTGATGGAGTAACCATAGTGGAATGGCCTGAGCGCTTGGAATACCTTTGCCCACAGGAGCACTTGAGCGTGAGGATAGAGATGGGTGAAAATAGCCAAAGCAGAAAAGTTACCGTTGATGCAGTAGGAAGCCGATATACCAATGTTGAAAAGGAGCTTGAAAGCATATGAGGGTTTTGGCAGTTGAGACATCTTCGGCCGTAATTTCTGTGGCCATAGTGGATGAGCACAGGCTGCTTGCGGAGTATATATTGAACCAGGAACGGAATCACTCCATGAAATTGATGCCAATAGTGGAAGAGGTGTTAGAAGAGTCTCTATTGGCGTTTAATGATATAGACGTATTTGCGGTAGCCCATGGGCCTGGTTCGTTCACGGGGTTGCGCATTGGGGTGGCCACTGTTAAAGGGTTGGCTCAGGCGCTCAAGAAACCGGTGGTTGGGGTTTCAACCCTTGATGGGCTGGCGTTTAACCTGGCATATGCCCAAGGGCTGATCTGTCCCATAATGGATGCCAGGCGTGCACAGGTGTATACTTCGGTGTACAGATGGAGCGAAAATGGGCTTAAGCGGCTTGAAGAGTATTTAGCTGTATCTGTAGAGAAATTGATAGAGTTGCTCGGCAAGTGGGATGAGCCTGTCCACTTTTGTGGCGATGGAATATTTGCTTACAGGAGCATTATAGAAGCACAAATGGGAGGTAGGGCGATTTTTGTTCCTCCCACCCATGCTTTGCAAAGGGCTTCTTCTATAGCATGGCTGGCTCTTGAGAGAGCGTTGACAGGGGATACCCAAACTTATTGGGAGCTACAACCTTTTTACCTGCGTAAATCGCAGGCTGAACAGAGATTTGGGAAGCGCTAGCAAAGGGGGCCGATTGTTAGTGGATTACGTCGTTCGCCCAATTAAATCTGATGACGTCGATGCGGTGTGGGAGATAGAGAAGATGTGCTTTTCTGTTCCATGGTCCAGGCAGTCCTTTGTGTTGGAGGTGGAAAAGAACAAATGTGCCCGGTATGTGGTAGCTGAGCAGGATGGTAATGTGTTAGGGTATGCAGGAATGTGGCTTATCGTTGATGAAGCTCATGTAACTAACATAGCGGTGCATCCTCTTTTTCGCAGGAAGGGAATAGGCCAGGCACTACTCAAGGCTTTGATGATGGAGGCTTACAGAATGGGCATAGATAAGATGACGCTGGAGGTCAGGGCTTCCAACATAGCTGCACAAAGTTTGTATAAAAAGCTGGGTTTTGTTGAGGTGGGTGTGAGAAAGGGATATTACAGCGATAACGACGAAGATGCTGTCATAATGTGGAATTTTAGCATAAGCCGTGCGCTGGGTTTAAAACAGGGGGAATGATATAAAATGGTCAATTTAAGGAAGTCGAGAGCAGTGGCACTTTTTGTTTCAGCGGCGTGTGTAATTTTGTTTGCTTTTATAATGTTGCTTACATGTATAGAGATTTCCGCCTTTGACATTGGATTTTACAGTATCGAGTATGAAAAACTGAAGCGCCCTGAAGCTATAGGTATCTCCCAAAAAGAACTAATGGGGGTTACGCAGGCGTTGTTAGCATACATAAAGGGTCAAAGGCCTGATTTGAACATCAAGGCCGTCATCAATGGTCACGAGAGGTATGTATTCAATGAGCGCGAGATGGCTCATATGGTGGATGTTAGGGATTTGTTTATAAGAGGATACATATTGCGCAATATTTTGATTGCCATGTTGGTTGTCCTGGTATTTGTGCTGTATGTGCTTACCAGAAAGGACATGACCAGGTGGTTATTTAAAGCTTATTTGTTTTTTTTAGCCTTTTTAGCTGTAGTATGTGGTATTTTGGTGGTACTCATCAGTCAAGACTTTACCTCTTATTGGAACTATTTCCACTATATTTTCTTTGATAACGACTTATGGTTGCTGGATCCCGAGACTGATATACTTATACAGATGGTTCCGGAGCAGTTTTTTTACGATATAGTGGTCAGGATAGTTACGCATTTTATTTTGGGAATGCTAATTACGGGGTTGTTGCTGGGGAGCGCATTTTTATTGATAAACAGGGTAAAACGAGGAGGGGGATAGGGCTTTTTCTTAAAGCCCTATCCCTTAGCATTATATGGTTGAAATGAGATTTAGGAGGCCTTACTCCAGCTTTTATTGCAGAGGTCACACAAACGCAAGTAACTGTCGTTAAAAGAGTAGGTTCTTTGGACTAGTTTTCACTGCTGAAAGTCCTGAAACCGCCTGAAAACAGGAACAATATGACAAGGATGATGATCAATAGTTCGAAGTCGTCATCATGGAAGAAATTGCCTCCACTCAGTAACAAGAACAGCAGGATAAGTATGAGTATGGAATTATCGCCACCAAAAAAGTGTAAAAGGTTTGACACGCTTCATCACTCCCTTATTTTATTTCAATATCATGTTATGTATGACTTACTAGAGTGTTACAGTATTTTTAAATTGATTTTTAAGGAGGTAAGCGGTTATGACCTATTTTGAAGAGATGAGGAGCAAAGTAGAAGAACTTAGACGTAAAAATGATATACTGATTCTTGGCATAGAGACTTCCTGTGATGAGACGTCGGCGGCGGTCGTAAAAAATGGGCGTACAGTGCTCAGCAACAGAATTTCATCTCAGATTGAACTCCACCGACAATACGGTGGCGTGGTACCTGAGATAGCTTCACGTAAACATGTGGAGACCATAAGCCCCATCATAGATGAGGCGCTAGAGGAGGCGGGGATAGGGTTTGAGCAGCTGGACTGCATAGCCGTTACTTTTGGGCCTGGATTGGTGGGGGCCTTGCTGGTGGGAATGTCCATCGCTAAGGCGCTGGCTTACGCCCTTCGCATCCCCCTTATAGGGGTGGACCACATCGAGGGTCATATAAGCGCAAATTATATTGAACATCCCAACCTTCAGCCGCCTTTCCTTTGTCTGGTGGTATCGGGAGGACATACCCATCTGGTATGGGTAAAAGACTATGGGGAATACAGCCTCATAGGGCAAACCCGTGATGATGCGGCTGGAGAGGCCTATGATAAGGTGGCCAGGGCTTTGGGATTGAGCTATCCTGGAGGACCGGCTATTGATGCTGTAGCAAAGCAGGGAGATCCTGAAACAATATACTTTCCAAGGGCATACATGGAAGAGGAGAATTTCGATTTCAGCTTTAGCGGGCTCAAGACGGCGGTGCTCAACTATCTCAACAACCTGGAGCAGCACGGCCAAAGTTACAGCGTGGCAGACATAGCTGCCAGCTTTCAGCAGGCCGTAGTGGATGTTTTGGTAGATAAGACAATCAAGGCGGCTCAAAAAATAGGGGTGACTAGAATAGCCCTGGCGGGTGGTGTAGCTGCCAATTCTTTATTAAGGGAATATATGAAGCGAAAGACCGAGGAATGCGGTTTTGAAGTATATTATCCTTCACCGGTGCTTTGTACCGATAATGCTGCTATGATAGCCTGTGCGGCCTATTACAGGCTTATGAAGGGAGTTTTCCATGACCTGTATCTGACTGTAGAGCCCAGCTTTTCCAACATTGTGAACGACCGTATACAGTGTGGATAATGTGGTCAATAAAAGTGTGGATAATGTGAACATCTGATGGGAATGGTCAACTTAATTGAGCAAGAACTGTGGATAACTCTGTGGATAATGTGAATATTTCAGAAAAATCATTATTTTGACTTTTAACCTGAATGGATTTGCAGCTCCTGAATGTAGACATGCGTAAGATGTCGAGAATTTAAAACTTTGATCGCTAATTCATCTATTTTGAAGGTTTAAACAGAATAATTGCATTTAATCTGTGAGAAACTAAAGGAGATGGATCAGAATAAATTAGATTTAGGGAATGGAGGTAGACTATGGAGCTGCGTGATATAATGACTACACAGGTTGCCGTTGTAGGACCGGACAATACGGTAATGGATGCATGTAAGCTGATGCAGATTCATAACGTGGGTGCTCTTCCTGTTTGCCAACAAGATGGCAAGGTAGTAGGCATTTTAACCGATAGAGACATCGTGGTAAGAAACATTGCCAACGGTGGAGATCCCAAGACCACTCCTGTAAGGATGATAATGACCAAGGAGGTTGTGTGTGCAAGCCCAGGTATGGAGGTGGAAGAGGCAGCGGAATTGATGTCCCAGCACAAAATTCGCAGGTTGCCGGTTGTACAAAACGATAGGTTGGTGGGGATGGTTTCAATAGGGGATATTGCTACCAGATATCGCTTCGTTTCGGAAGCAGGTGAGGCTCTAAGCGAGATCTCTGAACCTTCTAGACCTGTTAATATAAGGCAATAGAGATGAAGCCGTTTATTTTTTACATTCCCGTGAAATACTAAGGGTAGACGGGAGGTGAAATTAAATGATACAACAGTACCAAAACCGAAACAACAATACTGGTACCAGCAGAAACAGAAAGCTGGTTCCCGAGGCTAAACAAGCTTTGGACCAGATGAAGTTTGAGATAGCCGGTCAGTTAGGCATAAACCTCCAGCAGGGTTACAATGGCAATATTTCGGCTAAGGATGCAGGTAGAATTGGCGGTAACATGGTAAAGAAAATGATAGAACAACAACAGAGACAAATGGCTGGTCAACAATAACCATACACTACGAAATTAAAAAGCAGGGCAGAGTTTCTGCCCTGCTTTTTTGTTATATTATCTCTGTGCTGCTTTTTCTCTTTCACGAAAGAGAAAGCTTATGCAATACGCCCCTGCAACGCCTATTATGGTGTATATGACCCTGCTTAGTAGCGTGTCACGTCCACCAAATAAAGTTGCCACCAGATCAAACTGGAATAGACCCACAAGTCCCCAGTTCAGGGCTCCTATTATCACTAGAATAAGGGCCAAGCGATCCATCCCATCA
Coding sequences within:
- a CDS encoding transposase; its protein translation is MLRNWQSHSDYQQHLIQRLSAYDQKEKSRLRELDKAISKLYLLNLDNLLPIIKPLYPDFGRPAKNQQGIIRSLTLMLDQQEHSITKWAKKVQHDQLLFDICGFDSDKAPGVGSYYDLLWRLWLASHKKLLKRIRNLRPFSPKPNKRFKPNQKLPNKHPGIVRKLVNRTIKCKLPDFRPEKILQEFLARCLVDTSAQMGLLGDTSKLSVAFDGSSYNSGASHYGTKVCDCHSKGIYNCTCPRHFSDPEATWGWDSYRNQWFYGSTLFTVTASDSPYDLPIYMRIVQANRHDSVTTIFALRDIHSIYHNLTFKHFIADGAMDNYPTYDLLKHYNMIPFIALDSRSKLKFDYPHPDILCFDNKGKTYMPRWYPLSKLGLQ
- the rimI gene encoding ribosomal protein S18-alanine N-acetyltransferase codes for the protein MDYVVRPIKSDDVDAVWEIEKMCFSVPWSRQSFVLEVEKNKCARYVVAEQDGNVLGYAGMWLIVDEAHVTNIAVHPLFRRKGIGQALLKALMMEAYRMGIDKMTLEVRASNIAAQSLYKKLGFVEVGVRKGYYSDNDEDAVIMWNFSISRALGLKQGE
- a CDS encoding alpha/beta-type small acid-soluble spore protein, whose protein sequence is MIQQYQNRNNNTGTSRNRKLVPEAKQALDQMKFEIAGQLGINLQQGYNGNISAKDAGRIGGNMVKKMIEQQQRQMAGQQ
- a CDS encoding TIGR01906 family membrane protein, with translation MVNLRKSRAVALFVSAACVILFAFIMLLTCIEISAFDIGFYSIEYEKLKRPEAIGISQKELMGVTQALLAYIKGQRPDLNIKAVINGHERYVFNEREMAHMVDVRDLFIRGYILRNILIAMLVVLVFVLYVLTRKDMTRWLFKAYLFFLAFLAVVCGILVVLISQDFTSYWNYFHYIFFDNDLWLLDPETDILIQMVPEQFFYDIVVRIVTHFILGMLITGLLLGSAFLLINRVKRGGG
- the tsaB gene encoding tRNA (adenosine(37)-N6)-threonylcarbamoyltransferase complex dimerization subunit type 1 TsaB, giving the protein MRVLAVETSSAVISVAIVDEHRLLAEYILNQERNHSMKLMPIVEEVLEESLLAFNDIDVFAVAHGPGSFTGLRIGVATVKGLAQALKKPVVGVSTLDGLAFNLAYAQGLICPIMDARRAQVYTSVYRWSENGLKRLEEYLAVSVEKLIELLGKWDEPVHFCGDGIFAYRSIIEAQMGGRAIFVPPTHALQRASSIAWLALERALTGDTQTYWELQPFYLRKSQAEQRFGKR
- a CDS encoding ECF transporter S component, translating into MTKAKFNTGLGLNFKVQDITKISLLSAIAFVLMVFAEFPLPLFPSFLKIDLSDVPALIGGFAMGPVTGVIIEFIKNLLHFLFKSETGGVGNLANFVVGIGFVVPASVVYSVNKTKKGALIGMAVGTVTMTLLASLANYYVLIPLYAKVYSMDAILNMMSQANKAIVDLKTYIVYAVIPFNVIKAVLVSIITLLIYKKVSPILHR
- the tsaD gene encoding tRNA (adenosine(37)-N6)-threonylcarbamoyltransferase complex transferase subunit TsaD, yielding MTYFEEMRSKVEELRRKNDILILGIETSCDETSAAVVKNGRTVLSNRISSQIELHRQYGGVVPEIASRKHVETISPIIDEALEEAGIGFEQLDCIAVTFGPGLVGALLVGMSIAKALAYALRIPLIGVDHIEGHISANYIEHPNLQPPFLCLVVSGGHTHLVWVKDYGEYSLIGQTRDDAAGEAYDKVARALGLSYPGGPAIDAVAKQGDPETIYFPRAYMEEENFDFSFSGLKTAVLNYLNNLEQHGQSYSVADIAASFQQAVVDVLVDKTIKAAQKIGVTRIALAGGVAANSLLREYMKRKTEECGFEVYYPSPVLCTDNAAMIACAAYYRLMKGVFHDLYLTVEPSFSNIVNDRIQCG
- a CDS encoding DUF378 domain-containing protein; the protein is MDRLALILVIIGALNWGLVGLFQFDLVATLFGGRDTLLSRVIYTIIGVAGAYCISFLFREREKAAQR
- the tsaE gene encoding tRNA (adenosine(37)-N6)-threonylcarbamoyltransferase complex ATPase subunit type 1 TsaE — translated: MVVFVTYSEEETVRLGIRMGRLLKAGDIVLLYGGLGAGKTVFTKGIALGLGSQDMVTSPTYTLMHTYKGKVPIYHFDLYRLSGPDEVLDLGYEEFFYGDGVTIVEWPERLEYLCPQEHLSVRIEMGENSQSRKVTVDAVGSRYTNVEKELESI
- a CDS encoding CBS domain-containing protein is translated as MELRDIMTTQVAVVGPDNTVMDACKLMQIHNVGALPVCQQDGKVVGILTDRDIVVRNIANGGDPKTTPVRMIMTKEVVCASPGMEVEEAAELMSQHKIRRLPVVQNDRLVGMVSIGDIATRYRFVSEAGEALSEISEPSRPVNIRQ
- a CDS encoding Gfo/Idh/MocA family protein, giving the protein MLRVAMLSRWHVHATGYANELRSLPDVVITTVWDEDQSRGQQWACELGVEFVPDLDALFAREDVDAVCVNAPTNMHAEIMVAAARAGKHIFTEKVMAITTKEAESIAKAVKEAGVKFCISFPHRTRPANLFAKKVVEEGLLGDITLMRVRNAHDGASSNWLPQHFYDPVQCGGGAMIDLGAHPMYLCRWILGKPLRITSMFNSFTNKPVEDNAVCVIEFENGAIAVAETSFVSKSSPFSLELYGTKGSLFIGGPENKVKLISDGLMSAISGWVEPSRLPEPLPSPIQQWVNGILKGSEIHFGVEEGVQLTELMEAAYISYRERRIVEFSEIEHL
- a CDS encoding AEC family transporter → MGKLTNTSVVVSQITVLFLIIGIGFFARKRDIISRDMTKKLSELILQVTQPLLIITSFNFELSKEMLRNVLLIFLLSLGIHLLSMVVGQILYFRYPDHIRSVLKYVTVFSNCGFMGFPVLESIFGTIGIFYGSIYVIPFNILTLSYGAIIFTGKSDKDMLKKILVHPVIVSVAIGMVLFLLQWRLPTPLYKAASMVGSMTSPLSMLIVGSLLASTPIKEMFSGFSVYYGSIVRLVFLPVLVMTILKSFPLPHDILRTCVILTAMPAAVNTVIFAEKYGGNAELASRFVGISTALSVVTIPLLMVLL